The following are from one region of the Aspergillus chevalieri M1 DNA, chromosome 1, nearly complete sequence genome:
- a CDS encoding uncharacterized protein (COG:P;~EggNog:ENOG410PG9C;~InterPro:IPR006121,IPR036163,IPR017969;~PFAM:PF00403;~go_function: GO:0046872 - metal ion binding [Evidence IEA];~go_process: GO:0030001 - metal ion transport [Evidence IEA]): MVPNAHKRPPGSRQTTILVNNLHCPSCIVNIEETLSVLYPPPLSISTSIVLRKIKIVHLDTLSPSRIVRALADAAFEIDSVLPPSDSEDLELYDASRLNPPKTDLQKLHAQKCDECALRQEGPPSGVSSSTEVEALPKKDSSETTISASSSDVDLTSINTDHCTGSLTRIMLAINGMSCSSCVSKIAAAIQEKPWVRTADVNLLTSSVSVVLLDGFRVDEVLRTVKDAGYNAELIDREEVQPPEQSKPTFASADIWRDTYAIGGMSCSSCVGKVTGTLNHHDWITKVDVNLNLISSSGMVEFQGEGHLEQIVNTIQSRLFCDAQ; encoded by the coding sequence ATGGTACCAAATGCACATAAACGCCCGCCTGGATCGAGGCAAACGACCATCCTGGTGAACAACCTGCACTGCCCGTCCTGTATCGTTAATATCGAAGAAACGCTCTCCGTTCTTTATCCACCTCCACTTTCTATATCGACCTCGATTGTGCTGCGTAAGATCAAGATCGTCCACCTCGATACGCTCAGTCCCTCCCGGATAGTCCGTGCTCTCGCAGATGCCGCTTTCGAGATCGACAGCGTGCTGCCTCCCAGCGACTCCGAAGATTTGGAACTCTACGACGCTTCGCGCTTGAACCCCCCCAAAACGGATTTACAGAAGCTGCATGCTCAAAAATGCGATGAATGTGCTTTGCGCCAGGAAGGACCACCCTCTGGCGTTTCGAGCTCTACTGAAGTCGAGGCTCTGCCCAAAAAGGATAGCTCAGAGACCACTATATCCGCTAGCTCTAGTGATGTCGACCTCACATCCATCAACACCGACCACTGCACCGGCTCACTAACTCGAATCATGCTGGCTATCAACGGCATGTCATGCAGCTCATGCGTGAGCAAGATCGCCGCTGCGATACAGGAAAAGCCTTGGGTCCGAACTGCAGATGTCAACCTGCTAACCAGCAGCGTTTCTGTTGTCCTGTTGGATGGGTTTCGCGTGGATGAGGTTCTCAGGACTGTCAAAGACGCTGGATACAATGCAGAACTGATTGACAGGGAAGAGGTCCAGCCCCCGGAACAGAGCAAGCCAACATTCGCTTCAGCGGATATCTGGCGGGACACGTACGCCATCGGTGGCATGTCTTGCAGTTCCTGTGTTGGGAAGGTTACGGGCACGTTGAACCATCATGACTGGATCACAAAGGTTGATGTAAACCTTAACCTTATATCCAGCAGCGGGATGGTGGAGTTTCAAGGAGAGGGCCATCTGGAGCAGATTGTCAACACCATACAGTCTCGGTTATTCTGCGACGCTCAGTGA
- a CDS encoding DUF4396 domain-containing protein (COG:S;~EggNog:ENOG410PWSK;~InterPro:IPR025509;~PFAM:PF14342;~TransMembrane:3 (o12-31i43-66o86-107i)): MWLLQTVYPELGMGAIMAASMASGITTSIILETSLLRLGADRLSWPTAARTAMGMSMVSMLAMEVAENVVDYHLTGGVVDFGHLQFWLAAVVSMGAGYLAPLPYNYLRLRKYGKACH; the protein is encoded by the exons ATGTGGCTGCTTCAAACGGTTTATCCGGAGCTTGGGATGGGGGCTATCATGGCTGCATCAA TGGCATCCGGCATCACCACCTCGATCATCCTCGAGACGTCCCTTCTCCGGCTAGGAGCTGATCGGCTCTCGTGGCCGACTGCCGCTCGTACCGCGATGGGGATGAGTATGGTGTCAATGTTGGCGATGGAAGTAGCAGAGAACGTGGTTGACTACCATCTCACTGGTGGCGTGGTAGACTTTGGACATTTGCAGTTTTGGCTCGCAGCTGTGGTATCGATGGGAGCTGGGTATTTGGCTCCGTTGCCGTATAATTATCTGCGGTTGCGGAAGTATGGGAAGGCTTGCCACTGA
- a CDS encoding putative acyl-CoA dehydrogenase (COG:I;~EggNog:ENOG410PIM1;~InterPro:IPR006091,IPR009075,IPR041504,IPR009100, IPR036250;~PFAM:PF02770,PF18158,PF00441;~go_function: GO:0016627 - oxidoreductase activity, acting on the CH-CH group of donors [Evidence IEA];~go_process: GO:0055114 - oxidation-reduction process [Evidence IEA]), which produces METQKKPSSSTDGFFQVLPDVPPAYTHADIQQQGSHAVSDDTVFARILGLYLPRKSDQVGTSIHKLGRRALHPSTLRLATDAEINQPVLRPLTTFGEENRIDPLWTGEGWRELKAIGQEEGLVAVAYQKDNHTWNRRVHQFALNHVWSSSAAMTGCPASMTDGAAKLLAGRLDDPDGDQPGRSGVLREAYRRLISSNPNEAWTTGQWMTERTGGSDVRETETVARRLTAEELSRDMESGRELDAHGMPLGPWRIDGFKWFSSATDSDMTLMLAQTDEGLSLFYTPTRRRSGKQNDAGELNGIRIQRLKNKLGTKSLPTAELELKGVRGWLIGQKGKGVKEIATVLNITRLYTAGGSAAGWGRGLAICRAYTRVRKVRGALLQENAQHTRWMASETMKYWAAMHFTFFSVALQGTVEQDWESMVRNTKAANLIPQDSTKAATLLRLITPVMKAVVSVNAVHGLRACMECLGGVGYCENNEDGGLLNIAKIFRDTAVNPIWEGTISVMAEDVVRVVTDKRLGGGKVVDTVFAEWVKDVLNVCQSKFGEECAVVQQILDALREITGKLSKEELLWRGRELLEHVAAIVCSCLLMYDASSDGDGIATEVASRWTRSKALQGTRIASKGTNWLHESAIDKKIFMGETTLLSKI; this is translated from the coding sequence ATGGAAACTCAGAAAAAACCCTCGTCATCCACGGACGGGTTCTTTCAAGTTTTACCCGATGTGCCCCCTGCGTATACACACGCCGATATTCAGCAGCAAGGTTCCCATGCTGTATCAGATGATACAGTCTTTGCGAGAATACTGGGCTTATATCTTCCAAGGAAATCTGATCAAGTGGGTACCTCTATTCACAAGCTTGGTCGACGCGCCCTCCATCCGTCAACCCTACGTCTGGCCACCGATGCCGAGATAAATCAACCCGTTCTCCGGCCACTCACCACGTTCGGTGAAGAAAATCGGATCGATCCTCTATGGACAGGCGAAGGCTGGAGAGAACTTAAAGCGATCGGACAAGAAGAGGGATTGGTCGCTGTGGCGTATCAAAAGGATAACCATACATGGAATCGACGGGTTCATCAGTTCGCGCTGAACCATGTTTGGAGTAGTAGTGCTGCCATGACTGGCTGTCCCGCGTCGATGACGGATGGAGCGGCGAAGTTGCTGGCGGGGCGCTTGGATGACCCTGACGGTGACCAACCCGGGCGCAGCGGGGTGCTTCGTGAGGCATACCGGCGACTGATATCGAGTAACCCTAACGAGGCCTGGACGACTGGGCAGTGGATGACCGAGCGTACCGGCGGGAGCGATGTACGAGAGACAGAAACAGTTGCGCGACGGCTGACTGCGGAAGAATTGTCCCGAGACATGGAGTCTGGGCGAGAGCTTGACGCTCACGGTATGCCGTTGGGCCCATGGCGTATTGATGGCTTCAAGTGGTTCAGCAGTGCAACAGACTCGGACATGACTCTTATGCTAGCCCAAACGGACGAGGGGCTTAGTCTGTTCTACACACCCACGCGACGCCGCTCCGGTAAGCAGAACGATGCGGGCGAGCTAAATGGAATTCGAATTCAGCGCCTTAAGAATAAACTCGGTACCAAGTCTCTGCCTACAGCTGAGCTGGAATTGAAGGGAGTCCGGGGCTGGCTAATAGGCCAAAAGGGCAAAGGTGTGAAAGAAATTGCTACGGTCCTTAACATCACTCGACTGTATACCGCAGGCGGGTCTGCTGCGGGTTGGGGCCGTGGTCTCGCAATATGCCGGGCGTACACTCGGGTCCGCAAGGTGCGAGGGGCCCTCCTTCAAGAAAACGCGCAACACACTCGATGGATGGCAAGCGAAACCATGAAGTATTGGGCGGCAATGCATTTCACGTTCTTTAGTGTTGCATTGCAAGGCACTGTAGAGCAAGACTGGGAATCGATGGTTCGCAACACAAAGGCCGCCAACCTAATTCCACAGGATAGCACCAAGGCGGCAACCCTTCTTCGACTTATCACCCCAGTCATGAAAGCTGTGGTCAGTGTCAATGCGGTACACGGACTACGTGCTTGTATGGAGTGTCTTGGGGGGGTTGGCTACTGCGAAAACAACGAAGACGGTGGCCTACTGAACATTGCGAAGATATTTCGTGATACCGCCGTTAATCCTATCTGGGAAGGAACAATTAGCGTGATGGCGGAAGATGTGGTTCGAGTCGTTACTGATAAACGTCTTGGAGGGGGGAAGGTGGTCGACACGGTTTTTGCGGAATGGGTGAAGGATGTTCTCAATGTCTGCCAGTCTAAGTTCGGAGAGGAGTGCGCTGTTGTGCAGCAGATACTTGATGCTTTGCGGGAAATAACAGGTAAACTCAGCAAGGAAGAACTCTTGTGGCGTGGAAGGGAACTTCTTGAGCATGTGGCCGCAATCGTGTGCTCCTGTCTGCTCATGTATGATGCATCTTCTGATGGCGACGGCATTGCGACAGAAGTTGCCTCTAGGTGGACGCGTTCCAAAGCCCTTCAGGGTACCCGAATCGCTTCCAAGGGCACAAATTGGCTTCACGAATCTGCCATTGACAAGAAAATATTCATGGGCGAGACCACGCTGCTCTCGAAGATCTGA
- a CDS encoding cation diffusion facilitator family transporter (COG:P;~EggNog:ENOG410PVP6;~InterPro:IPR027469,IPR002524,IPR036837;~PFAM:PF01545;~TransMembrane:6 (i12-32o44-61i82-101o113-134i195-218o230-247i);~go_component: GO:0016021 - integral component of membrane [Evidence IEA];~go_function: GO:0008324 - cation transmembrane transporter activity [Evidence IEA];~go_process: GO:0006812 - cation transport [Evidence IEA];~go_process: GO:0055085 - transmembrane transport [Evidence IEA]), which produces MAFKISRVQRLSAVIGISLSFFVAEISVGFYTHSLALIADAFHYLNDLVGFVIALVAAIISGKHNPPKTLTYGWQRAQLLGAFFNGVLLFGLGISVFLQSIERFVSLQEVEKPKLVFIMGAIGFGLNIISILFLHDHDHGHDHSHDHHGVEHEVAPPENFDSVGLFDEKHLHHKHYDASKTGPHCPKRDLAMMGVLIHVLGDAGNNLGVMAAALVIWLAHYGGRYYADPAASMGIALMILASSIPLIKKAGLILLQSAPSGVDHDDVKHDLEKVPGVLAVHELHVWRLNQAKSLASVHVTLSDDDMSTFTTAARTINECFHAYGIHSVTLQPEILANLKNLSTVASESAMSETSIAKTAKQCQVVCGSLCQNLICCD; this is translated from the exons ATGGCGTTCAAAATCTCTCGAGTTCAACGACTGAGTGCTGTGATCGGGATCTCCCTCAGCTTCTTTGTGGCAGAGATATCCG TCGGCTTCTATACGCATTCTCTAGCTTTGATAGCGGATGCATTTCACTAC TTGAATGATTTGGTTGGGTTCGTTATTGCACTCGTGGCTGCAATT ATTTCCGGGAAGCATAACCCTCCAAAAACTCTGACATATGGATGGCAACGGGCACAACTGCTGGGCGCCTTCTTCAACGGAGTCCTGTTGTTCGGGCTAGGAATCAGCGTATTTCTTCAGTCAATTGAGCGGTTTGTGTCATTACAAG AGGTTGAGAAACCGAAGTTGGTTTTCATCATGGGAGCCATTGGCTTTGGTCTCAACATAATAAGCATTCTGTTCTTGCATG ATCATGATCATGGCCATGATCATAGTCATGATCACCATGGCGTGGAACACGAAGTTGCCCCCCCTGAGAATTTTGATTCGGTAGGGTTATTCGACGAAAAG CACCTTCACCATAAACACTACGATGCGTCCAAGACCGGCCCCCACTGTCCTAAGCGTGACCTAGCTATGATGGGTGTCTTGATCCATGTACTTGGAGATGCTGGAAATAACCTGGGAGTTATGGCCGCAGCATTGGTGATCTGGCTGGCTCACTACGGTGGAAGGTATTATGCAGATCCGGCGGCGAGCATGGGAATCGCATTGATGATTTTGGCCTCTTCTATTCCCTTAA TCAAAAAAGCTGGCCTCATCCTGTTGCAGAGTGCTCCGAGTGGGGTAGACCACGACGATGTGAAGCATGACCTGGAAAAG GTACCAGGGGTTCTCGCCGTTCATGAACTCCATGTCTGGCGGTTGAATCAGGCTAAGTCATTGGCATCCGTCCATGTCACTTTGTCCGACGATGATATGTCCACATTCACCACTGCTGCTAGAACCATCAATGAGTGCTTCCATGCATATGGAATACACTCAGTCACCCTTCAGCCTGAGATTCTGGCGAACCTGAAAAATTTGTCCACCGTGGCCAGTGAATCTGCTATGAGTGAAACGAGCATCGCGAAGACCGCAAAGCAATGCCAAGTTGTTTGTGGAAGCTTATGTCAAAATCTAATTTGTTGTGACTAG
- a CDS encoding uncharacterized protein (COG:S;~EggNog:ENOG410PJ07;~InterPro:IPR036864,IPR007219,IPR001138;~PFAM:PF00172,PF04082;~go_function: GO:0000981 - DNA-binding transcription factor activity, RNA polymerase II-specific [Evidence IEA];~go_function: GO:0003677 - DNA binding [Evidence IEA];~go_function: GO:0008270 - zinc ion binding [Evidence IEA];~go_process: GO:0006351 - transcription, DNA-templated [Evidence IEA];~go_process: GO:0006355 - regulation of transcription, DNA-templated [Evidence IEA]) — MELSQQLQNSRRSIMRVNRQSNVSSPRRHRAILSCATCRKRKIRCDRLTPCSQCVRSKIVESCYYPAASTTSSAPVSAAPRPRVPVRVQPSRQYIAIPSTPTAEGRCATHHLEHLESQGQVLDEMPSSSNLPNASLPWPSSIDPIQSLPSLSFRGKDQKTRFFGRSHWAMTLSLFPDLNAHLRDYHREKQNPTNSPFAEYLSLKRLKHEMRLHENQQARVDRGPRSAELESLIPSRALADYLIDLYFSTFENTLRILHVPSFMIEYNAFWISCGERSGCKSCTDVFAAKLLASMTCASCFADNEALALAETDPDWLKRNSQIWIRTVASWVGSGTNHAQLSLDMIQVKCLLLIARQAIAWEGDLTGMSSGFLVREAVMMGLHRDPVNFPNRAPFWAEIRKRLWLTIIELELQTALYSGVPVAISWEDFDCNPPSNVEDEDLLVESTQLPPSKPINVHTRTSFQIALAQTLQARLRIAKSINSVRFNMSYDDVNQLSETLTAGLAEAPVELQANTSAIDEHSGNPNQGLIFRRSLYLFLVYRCLLALHRPFFLSLAENHNEQYVVSRHLCVQASLAVLSQLKPSTHTVQNMPIDYSTSNYPYLLRLRGGMFRDDVFHATASLCFELRLQAKDNPNTLFPPSDSIEPNPSYYQRIVLFQNIESAIRYFEFKVRTEKRTCKAYMLLRMLLASAKRQGRAFNVLPQLSGSIDNEDTMTLDDACPRAARRCRDLLLAGETNFATSSSEAGGDGDNMGLHVPYGRPQTNKTRPSQQTESPEQNSNPAFVEGAAGDSFEQLLSDWDMSLDPMSLYLIDSWPIPPDLLMQSSDHAD; from the exons ATGGAGCTCTCGCAACAGTTACAGAACTCCAGACGGAGCATCATGAGGGTGAACCGGCAAAGTAACGTCAGCTCTCCTCGGAGGCATCGGGCCATCCTCTCATGTGCTACGTGCAGAAAGCGCAAGATTAGATGTGATCGACTCACGCCTTGTAGTCAGTGTGTGAGGTCCAAGATTGTCGAATCATGTTATTATCCTGCGGCATCTACGACATCCTCTGCCCCAGTTTCCGCAGCGCCGCGGCCGCGTGTCCCAGTGCGAGTGCAACCCTCCAGGCAGTACATTGCTATACCATCTACACCTACTGCAGAAGGAAGATGCGCTACACATCATCTTGAGCATTTAGAGAGTCAGGGCCAGGTTTTAGATGAGATGCCGAGCTCTTCCAACTTACCCAACGCCTCGCTGCCATGGCCTTCCTCGATCGATCCCATCCAATCACTCCCTTCTCTTTCATTTCGTGGCAAGGATCAGAAAACCAGGTTCTTTGGGCGAAGTCATTGGGCAATGACACTAAGCTTG TTCCCTGATCTAAACGCACACTTGCGCGACTATCACCGGGAGAAGCAAAATCCCACCAATTCACCTTTCGCGGAGTACCTTTCACTAAAGCGGCTAAAGCATGAGATGAGACTGCATGAAAATCAGCAGGCTCGGGTTGATCGTGGTCCCCGGTCCGCGGAGCTGGAGAGTTTAATACCCAGTCGTGCCCTTGCTGACTATCTTATCGATCTCTATTTCTCTACTTTTGAGAACACTCTTCGGATATTACATGTTCCTTCATTCATGATAGAGTATAACGCCTTTTGGATTTCCTGTGGAGAACGCTCTGGGTGCAAGTCATGCACGGATGTCTTTGCTGCAAAGCTACTGGCCTCGATGACCTGTGCAAGTTGCTTTGCTGATAATGAAGCACTCGCATTAGCAGAGACTGATCCAGATTGGTTGAAAAGAAACTCCCAAATTTGGATTCGAACAGTTGCATCATGGGTAGGATCCGGGACAAACCATGCTCAGCTCAGTCTGGACATGATCCAGGTCAAATGTTTACTGCTCATCGCGCGGCAAGCTATTGCTTGGGAGGGCGATCTGACTGGAATGAGCTCAGGCTTTCTCGTGCGAGAAGCCGTTATGATGGGTCTCCATAGAGATCCTGTCAACTTTCCCAATAGAGCACCGTTTTGGGCTGAGATTCGGAAGCGACTCTGGTTGACTATTATTGAACTGGAGTTACAGACTGCACTTTATAGCGGAGTGCCAGTTGCAATATCATGGGAAGATTTTGATTGCAATCCACCATCTAATGTGGAAGATGAGGATCTGTTGGTGGAATCAACCCAGCTGCCGCCGTCCAAACCGATCAATGTCCATACCAGAACCTCGTTCCAGATTGCGCTTGCTCAAACATTACAAGCAAGGCTCCGGATCGCCAAATCAATTAACAGTGTCCGATTCAACATGAGTTACGATGATGTCAACCAACTAAGCGAAACTCTCACAGCTGGACTTGCAGAAGCCCCAGTTGAATTACAAGCCAATACGTCTGCCATAGATGAGCACTCTGGAAATCCAAACCAGGGCCTTATCTTCCGACGGTCACTCTATCTTTTTCTCGTATATCGATGTCTTCTTGCACTCCACAGGCCGTTTTTCCTCAGTCTAGCTGAGAACCACAATGAGCAATATGTCGTCTCGCGACACTTGTGTGTACAGGCTAGCTTAGCCGTGCTATCTCAGCTCAAGCCCTCTACGCACACTGTACAGAATATGCCAATCGACTACAGTACGAGCAATTACCCTTACCTCCTCCGATTGAGAGGTGGAATGTTTCGCGATGATGTGTTCCACGCCACGGCATCACTATGCTTCGAGCTCAGACTACAAGCCAAAGATAACCCCAATACCTTATTCCCACCTTCTGATTCCATCGAACCAAACCCGTCATACTACCAACGCATAGTGCTATTCCAGAATATCGAAAGTGCTATAAGATATTTTGAATTCAAAGTCCGCACGGAAAAACGAACCTGCAAAGCATACATGCTACTTCGCATGCTCCTTGCTTCTGCAAAAAGACAAGGCCGAGCTTTCAACGTCCTTCCGCAGCTCAGCGGTAGTATTGATAACGAGGATACCATGACTTTGGATGATGCCTGTCCACGCGCAGCTCGTCGATGTCGAGATTTGCTACTTGCAGGTGAGACGAACTTCGCGACATCAAGCTCTGAGGCtggtggagatggagataATATGGGGTTGCATGTTCCT TACGGGCGACCTCAAACAAACAAGACTCGACCATCACAACAAACAGAATCACCTGAACAAAACTCAAATCCAGCATTCGTGGAAGGCGCTGCAGGGGATTCTTTC